The Pseudalkalibacillus hwajinpoensis DNA window GGGATTGAAAAAGTGCTTCTTACACGCGTTGCTTCAACTTACGATGTTATCCTTTCAACAAATGAGTCTTTTCTTGATTCACATGTGTTTCCGTAACCATTCAGCAATAATATTTTTCAGTTCCTGATCTACAGGATGCTTTACCTGATGTTTGTAATCGCTCATTATGGCGGACATCAGGTCTTCAACTGCTGTTTTCCTTAGAGAACTGTCTACCTCCTTCCATTAATTAGTGTTTGAACAATCTTCAACCTGATGGGATGTAACATTGTATTTGCTTTGGATTTACTCATAATTCCTCCTTAGAATTACTGAAAAAGTTATCATTACTAGTAATGATAATTTATTTTTAGTAAAAATAATTAAATCAGTAATTTTACAACGTAAGATTATGTTACACTTTTTATATTAAATGCTTCTCTAGCCATGTATAATAGATTTTTATGCTTCGGAATCTATCTTCGTATAAAAGCTGTCTGAAAATACGGTATTTTTCCAAATTTTTATAATTAAAGACCGCAAACGAGTTAGACTCTGAACGTTTTAGGGAAGATGAGTAATAGCTCACATTCTTCTCCCTAAACTATTATAGAAGGGATGTACATATGGATATTCTAAAAACGATTGTTTCTGCTGGTAATGAACTTATCTGGTCGAATGTATTGATTGTTATTCTAATCGGAGTTGGCCTTTATTTTACGGTCCGATCACGATTTGTTCAGTTCCGTCTATTCGGTGAAATGTTCCACGTTCTTGCTGAAAAGGACACCATGAAAGGAAGAAAAAACTCTGTTTCCAGCTTACAGGCATTCTTTATTAGTACAGCGTCACGAGTTGGTACTGGTAACCTTGCCGGTGTTGCATCTGCCGTAAGTATCGGTGGCCCAGGTGCCGTCTTCTGGATGTGGGTAATTGCCCTTCTTGGTTCAGCAAGTGGATTTGTTGAAAGCACACTTGCTCAGATTTACAAAGTGCGCGACGGTGATGATTTTCGAGGTGGTCCTGCCTACTATATGCAGCGCGCTTTAAATGCAAGATGGCTTGGTATTATCTTCGCGGTGTTGATCACGTTCAGCTTTGGGCTTGTGTTTAACTCTGTCCAATCTAATACGATTGCACTTGCATTTGAGAATTCTTTCAACGTCAACAGATGGTTACTCGGTGCTATCATTACCGCTGCGACAGCGATCATTATTTTCGGTGGTGTACGTCGAATTGCAGTTGTATCGCAAATTATCGTGCCAATCATGGCCGGAATCTACATTATTGTTGCAGCATTCGTTCTTATTGTTAACTTCACTGAGATACCAGCTATGATCGCCCTTATTTTCCAGCACGCTTTCGGTTTCAAAGAAGTAACCGCCGGCGGCGTTGGTGCTGCTATGTCACTCGGTATTAAGCGGGGGCTATTCTCAAACGAAGCTGGTATGGGTAGTGCACCAAACGCGGCTGCAACAGCCGATGTCTCTCACCCTGTAAAGCAGGGACTTATTCAGGCGCTTGGCGTATTCGTTGATACACTCTTAATTGCAACTGCTACTGCCTTTATGATCTTAATGTCAAACGGTTATGTCGATTCATCACTTGATGGCGTTCAGCTCACCCAGGAAGCTATGAATCAGCACCTTGGAAGTGGAGCAGGTATATTTGTAGCCGTTGCCGTTCTCCTCTTTGCATTTAGTTCCATTATTGGTAACTATTACTATGGTGAGACGAACATTGAATTTATTAAATCTAGTAAACCGGCGCTTCTCATCTATCGTCTTGCTGTTCTAGGAATGGTTATGTTCGGTGCTAAAGCAGGGTTTGCAATTGTTTGGAGCATGGCAGACCTATCAATGGGTCTTATGGCGCTTCTCAACTTAATTGTCATAGCGATTATTGGTAAGGTAGCGTTTGTAGCGTTAAATGATTACAGAGATCAGCGAAAAGCTGGTTTAGATCCTCAATTCTATGCAGATACGATTAAAGGATTAAAATCAGATATCTGGACGAACAAACCAATTAAAGATAAATCAAACTAATTTACCATTTTTACCCCTTGAAGTGAGATAGCCGTTTGCTATCTCACTTCAAGGGGTATTTTCTTTACTAGATACAGGAAGGGAGCGTTATAACAAATGGCTAATAATAAAGGATTAAGTGACAAAGTAAAAGGCGCTGTTTCCAAAACAAAAGGTGAAGTAAAAGACCAGGTTGGCAATGCAAAAAATGACCAACGTCTTCAAGAAGAAGGTAAGCTCGATAAATCGAAAGGCAATTACCAGGACCGAAAGGGAAATCTTAAAGACAAAATATAAGCACAAGAAAAGGATAGCGAGAGTCGCTATCCTTTTCTTGTGCTTATTGTGTGTAAGTCCCTATTAAGAGCCTCGCTTTACGAACTGCCTTCATTATTGTTAAGCTTTTTCATGTTATCTTGAAGGTCCAGAATTCGCTTCGTACCTTCATCGCGGAGACGTTTGTTCTCATCCTCAATCGCGCGAGTCTCTTCCATGCCTTTAACGATTGTATTCCAGGATTCCTCGATCGTTTCAATCTTTACGCTTGGACGACCTGATAACTTAGCAATTTCCACACTCTGGTTAGAAATATTCTGCGCATTATTCTTCAGCATTTCGTTTGTGCGACGATCTAGCTCATCCATAGAGTCTGCAACAAGCTTCTGTCTTTTGGCTGTAACAGCCTGGATTACACCGTTTTTAAAGACCGGAATTGTAATAATAAAGGCTGAATTAATTTTGCCAATTAGCTTTGTATTGCCTCGTTGTAACAGTCGGATTTGTGGTGCCGTTTGGATCGAAACCATCCTTGCCATCTCAAGATCATAAATTCGTTCCTCGAGGGTTTGAATCGCATTATTTAACGTATCAAGCTCCATTTGCGCCATCTGATCTCCAGCACTAACCTTTTGCTGAATGGCAGGAACTTTTTCTTGTAGTTCTTCAAGTTTAATCTGCCCCGCGACCACATACTTTTCAAGCTCAACATAATAATTAAGGTTATGCTGATACATGTCATCAAGTGTGACTGTTGATCGGGACATTTCGTCCTTATACTTGGATATTTCAACGTGGACTTTCTCAATTTCTCCGCCTAGAGTTTGATATTTCCCAAATATCTTTTCTACCATATCATTGCCCTTTTTAAAGAATTTCGATAGAAAACCAGTTTTCGGCTCCTCAAAGTCTTTCTTATCAAAACGATCCATGATCTTCCCTAGCTGCTTAAGCATGTCACCAGAGTCCGTTACGCTCGTAGTACGCATCATCGATAGAATTTTATCGGAGAACTGAGAAATCTCAACCGCTGGTTCTTTCCCAAATTCGAGTAACGCCATTTGATCTCTTACGTCAATTTCACCGGCAAGCTTCTGAACCTCTTGCTCTTCCCGAAGCTTTAAACGAATATCATCGGCCTTCGCTTCCGTGATTTCTTCGTTTTTATCAAGTGTTGTAATACCTGTTTCATTTGTCATTGACGTTCACTCCCTTAATTATAGTTTAATGGATTTAAATAACTTTCTAAACACAGAAGGTTCTTTAAAATCCTGTCGAAAAGCCATCTCTTCAAGCCAGTGTGTATCAAAATGATTAGAATCAATGAACCGCTCAATGCACTGATGGCCGGGTGGATTATAGAGAATAATATCGATACCAAATTCATTTAACAGATGGAGCACTGCTGCATCTGATCGAGATAATGTGCCATTCAACTCTGTATTGTACAAAACTACTTTCGGGACTTCCTGGGAATAATCAAATGTTTGCAATAAATTCACGAATTCTTCAGGAAGCTTAGTGGTTTGTGAGAAAAGGTATAATTTCATTTCCTCTATGCCTTCAGCACCTTCAGGCAGTAGTTTAGGGTTCGCACACATTCTTGAGATCGCCTGTCCAATTGCCTTTTGCGTTTCAATAGGAAGATGCTTATACTGCCACCAGTTTCCCTGCATCATAAGCTCTGGGTCAAGATAGCCTTCCCTATTTAATGAGTGCTGATAGTGGAACTTTTGATTTGCCTTCGTTTCTTTTGTAAATGGAAATTGACGAATCATCACTGTTGATTTTAGTTCACTTAGATCCTGAAGCCTATTCCAATATTCTTTTCTATTTTCAGAGATCCCCATTATTTTTGCAAACAACGCTGGAATGTGGACGGTCCCGTTTTCAACTTTAAAATTAGGTCTAATGAATGCTTTTTCCTTTGCGATCAAAAATAATTCATCATACGTCGTCTTGAGGGTAACTGATTTTGGAGAATATGTTCTCAGTTGCCATGGCTTATATAACTGCGAGCCTTCATGGTGAAGAACCGTATCCATTTCCTTCGTTGCTCGATAGGCTATTGTAGAACGGCGCTCGGGTTTTTCAATAGGAAATGGTTCAAGTGCTACTTTTGATGGGAGCTTTTTCTTTTGTGTAAAACGGTCTTCAGGATCTATTTCACTAAGAGAATCAGATCCTTCAGGGTGAAAATAGAGAACATCACATCCGAGAATAACCGAATAAAGAAGAAAATATTGCTGACTCTTTGAAGCTTCTCCATACCAAACGATTCCTGGCATTTCCATATCAATTTCAACCTCTTCAAGCCATGGATCAAGATGATTCCATGTCCACTTCATTAGATCGACTAGTACTCTACGAAAATCCGGATGGCTAAATCCACCTTCGTGATGCTGTTCAAACAATTCAAGAACGGTGATTAAAGATTTTCGTAAATGACGATGCATAGCAGGATGCCTGTGAGATGGAATTAGGGTCGCTCCTTCTAAAAACGCTACAAAGCGATTCGCAGATAGCCCGTTTTCTTTCTGGTTGATCGAATGGATCGATTGGATCGCCTGAAGCCGTTCAGGAGTAATGACCTTATTTAGGTCTTCGCTTAAAACATGAAACTTCTCTGACTGATAAAGTTCATGGAGCTTAAGAAAATACTCGTTCTCATCGTAATCACTACCCAGAAACCGCCATGCAGCCTGAGTTACAATTAATTCTTTCCCATTCTCATAAGGAGATCGTTCTGGAAATGTTCTATATAATAGTTCTAGTGAATTCTCATCTTCAATTGGCGCATTCTTTATGAGAATCTGATCAAAGTGATTCATGATGGTCTCCCCGCTTTCTCATTCCTTCCCTGGGATGGCCAGAGAGCCAATCACGCCCTCCTGCACTATTCCTCTTGTCTAACCTTCGCTTCAATATAACATCTTCTTAAAAACAGAATAACATACTATTTCTTCCATTATTAAATTCTTTGTTCTGTAGCCATCCTAATAAAGGATTGATTTAAAATAGAGTCTACTACTTCATCGGATGCAGCCATTCCAACTGCTTTTGTACAGTTTAACTCAGGGTGAGTTTCCAGTACTTCACCATGTGCAGGAACATACCCACTATCGCCATAGCGAACCAACTCATAATCTAGCAACGAATCACCTGCAGTATAAATATAAGAGAGGTTTAACTCGTTTTTCAAATACGCTACAGCGTTCCATTTATTCACCGGATCTGGAACGAAATATAGCTTTCTCCCCTGTAAGCTGGGTTGCCATCCCTGCTCTCTTGCCCATTCGAACAAAAAAGTGAGTTCTGTTTGCGAGACTTGATCACGTTTAATGATCAGGTACACAAAAAGATAATCCGCATGACGAATACGTTCAATCCAGTTTCCTGTAACTAGAGACTCTAGCTTGCTCACAAAGTCATCTAGAGGCAAACATTCCGCTAGAGAGGTTCGAATTTGATCTGACCACTCCTGAACCACTTCACCATTTTTCAAAATATGCCCGCCGTTACTTGTAATGGCGTACTCAGGCTTCAAAACCGATTGAAAAAGCGAGATCCTACTGTATTGTTGGATCGTACGAGTCGTAACGGGAATAAAATACATCTCTTTCATCAACGTCTGCAAGAGGTTTTTTGTTCGATTCGAAATATAAGAGATCTCTTTTCCTTCAAGCGTTTCAATTAGTTCATAATCCAGTGCTGAATACTGTTCAATCATTTTCCTGGAATAAATTAATGTGCGATCTAAATCGCTTGCGAATGCCCTCATCCCTCTTGCTCCAATGGTTTAATTAGACCACAGCAGGAGTAAGACATTCCTGTATATTCCTCAATAGGTACTCCGCGATCTCTTGCGAGGACGTGAATGTGCTTGAGGCTCATTTCAGCATCCGGATGGACGAGGATTTTCCATGGTACACGTCTTAATAGCACACGCGTTGTTTCTCCGACGCCAGGCTTAATAAAATGACTATTTGTCATACCATAATCGCGTTGAATATTTTCAATCGACTTACGGCCCTTCCATTGGGGTTTAAGGTCTTCCTCTACGATCTCGGACAACCCTTTGTCAACTTCTTCCTCAATTAAAGGAAACTGCGTGCAAATAGTATCAACATACAGGTTTGAGACATCTTCTGAAAGAAGCTCGGAATAGTATTTCCCTCCATGAAAATCACCGTCCTTAATCCATTTAGTATTAAGAACCGTTCGACTGACAAGGCCTGAAACCGTTGAATTAAGGCAGGCACTTGGAATAAGAAAATCTTCTCTCGTTCCATAAAGCTCTGAGCAGTCTCCCGGATCGGCAAGGACAGCAAGTTTGCTTGATAGACTTGTCCCGTTCGAGTCATTAAATACAGCGACAGATTTCGTTAATTCTCGAGTAATGGCTCCTTTTCCGGTCCATCCATCAATAAAAGTAATCTCATGATCCGGGTGATGATTAAGAATATACTTGAGCGCTTCGGTATCAATGCCTCGATCACGAATAATCGATATACTAAAGTGCGGCAGTTCTCGATTATACTTGTAAGAAATATACCGTTTAATCAATACACCAATTGGAGTACCTGCACGGGCAAGTGAAACGAGCGCTACTTTAAAGCCTCTTTCTGCAATAATCTGCTCTGCAACAACGCCGACAGCCACAGCTACTTTACGCTTTGTTTCTTCTAAAGAGTGATAAAAAAGCGACATATATTCTTCTGATGGCTTGTATTCAATTGGAAGCATCTCTGAGTAATGTGTCCCTTGTTGAATCGCCTGTTCTCGTTCTGTTGTACTCTTCTCCATGCTTATCTCTGATAAGTCTTTCAAAAGGAATGTAACATCTTCATCGGGGTAGCTCCCCATCTTAGTTATCTGGACAGTCATTTTTCCACCTCTTTCTTCAAGAACAAGTTACGATATGAATGGTAGTTATATTTCTTTCTACTAACAATGAGGTAAGCGCGTTTGTATCCTCTACAGAAACATTCTTCTCAAAGAAAAGGATCACACGGTCATACTCTCCCTCGGGAATGTTGTACACATAGTGTTGAACTTCACGCTCCTCAGGATTAGGAAAAGTGAATCCGCTTCGAATGGCATATCCTTCTTCATCAACTGGTTGAATTGGGCTTCGTGTCGTAGAATGGTAATAGACTTCTCCAGTCAAGTAGGAGGCAATTTTCATTGGAATGTACATAAACTCACCAGTACCTAAACATAACGTCTTACCAGCTGGTACTTCTCTATTTAAATGATTCGATGCATTTTGACATGATTCCTCTATCTTCGCTTTATCCAACTCATTAATTCCAAACCTACCGCTATCGGAAAGGTAGTTACGTTCTGACAGTTGACGGAAACTCGATGAAACATCATGCCAGTTTAGAAACGCTTCCGGACAATCCGGTTTACTTTTTTGGAAATCAATAATCGGTTGTTCAAGAGGCTGTCCTTCAAATTCAATTGTCCCTTTTAGAAGTGAATGAACCTTTATCGTAATGTTTAACTCTTCTTCTAGGAATCTATATTGCTCAATGTGCTCCTCTGATCGCCAGTCTAATAGAGAGAGAACAACATATTGTTTACGAGGGTACTTTGCGTGAAGCTCCTTAATAATATTGAGACATGTTTTCCCTGTTGTAATCTCGTCGTCTACTAACAGAACCGGATGGGGTTGCTGAAGGATTAATGGATCGGCATAACACCGCTGATCCACTGCATGGGAATGTTCCTCTTTAAAGTTAAACTCCGGAGAAATCCCGTTTGCATTTTCTCTTGTTGTGTGAATATAATAACCTTTCTCGAAGCAGTCAAAGACGGCGTGACCAAGCGCTGTTGCTGTTTCAGCAAAGCCAATCACGATCGGCTCCTCCTCAAGATTCAGAGGCCTGCTCTGTAACAGTCTGTATGCTTTCTTCCGTTTTTCTCTGTTATTCGCCAGAAAGGCATCTCTAACTTCTTGTAAATAGGCTAAAGAGTGACCAGATTCGTTCTCGTAATAAGTTAGAGCTAGAAGCCCCGAGGCAAGGAGGGGTTTATAGGGATCCACTGGAATATGTTTACCCAGCATCCTACTAACAAAAAGAAACCCTCGCTTTTTATTTATTCTGGCTGCCATCGTAAAGAATTCGTCAATTGGTATGGTTAATTTGTTCTCTGTGATTTCCAGATTCACGCTCATGTTCGACAGAATTGGAAAATGGTATTGGGTCGGCAAGCATCTTGATGAAATTGTACGTGTCATGATACACCCCGTATATGTTAGATTTGGTTAAAATTTTCATAGCCCATTTATAGTGTGGCTTTACTTCATTCATTTTGTTGTATGAACTGCTTTTCAGTACGCCAATTTCTCCATTAGCATTCTCGATAATACTTAATGCATCGTGGTATTCCTCGTACGTTACAACGTTCAGGCTTTGAACAACTTTTACATGAGAGGGATGGACTACCGTTTTTCCTGTCAATCCGTTAGATAAATCTAGTAATGTTTCATTCAATAATCCTGCGTTGTATGTGTTCACAGTAGCTTCCAAGCTTTCGTCCAGGTCTTCTCTCTTGCTATTAAAATACTCCCAGACCGGGCCAGATACAACAAACCGTCTCCCAAAATAATTCATAACATCGGAAATGAAATCTCTCATGATGGATATATCATATATGGGGGTCTGGGCACTGCGACGAATGCCGTACAGCCCACAGAGATCTGTAGCACCAATTCGCACATTCAGAATAGAAGATTCGTATTGCTCAAATAGAGCAGATAGCGTTTCGAACTCCTTATACCTGGATTCTTTGTATAAAAGCTCAGGTGATTCTAAAATTGGCATGGCAAATAAACGTGTTCCTGATTTAGCAACAGTCCGTTTTAGAGCTTGCAGATACACGCTACCGTTAGATGATGAGAACTTAGGTAATACAAACCCAGTTAAGTATCCAATAGAGGTACCAAGCTTTTCTGCTACTTCAGTTAACTGAGTTGCAGAACGCACGCGGATAAAAATAAAGGGTAATGTGACCCAATCTAGATTACCCTGTGTCATAGCGCTTTCGATTTTTTTCAGATGAACAACTGTCTGATTAACTGCTTCAGCTAAGCGATTATCTCCAACTGCATCTTCTAGATCAAGAACGATTGTACAAACTTCTTTGTATTTCTGATGTATAACTAAATCTGCAATGTCCTCTCTGATTGCAGGCATATAAAGAGCCGCTCCAACGGCATACGAAAGAATTTCCTTTGATTCATACTTACTGACCGAAGCTGGCCTCTTAAAAAAGACACGCTCTTTCTGAGAATCCGAAAGGTATTGAAAATATTCCAGCACCTTCACCCCCTATTGAAATTATTAAATTAAGAATCGATATTAAAGAATAAAAAAAGAAGGAGAGCACAGGCGTCTCCTCCTTATTATGCTATTCGTTCTCTTTTGCTGACGCTGTTTCTTCTGCATATGGTCTATTTTTGTTATTATAGTAATGCACAACGAAGGTTCCAAGGAACGCTGCAACTATGATACCGAAGAAAGCAAAATGAGGCACATGAATATCAAAGACACTCAAGAACATTTTAAGTGCAATAATAGCAATTAATACGAACGCTGTATTTTCCATTTCGGGTATCTTTTCGATTAGCTTAAGGAAAACCCCAGCAACTGTTCTCATCAAAAGAATACCGATCATCCCTCCAAGTAAGAGAACCCATATCTGTTCTGAAATAGCAAGGGCAGCCAGGATACTATCTGCTGAAAAGGCGATGTCCATTAATTCTACCGAAATGACAGTAGCCCAGAAAATACCGAACGTTCGAACGAGCCAGCTGTCCTTTTTCATTCCATCAGGATTTTCTTCTTCACCCTTCTTTCTGAAGTGTTGAATCACAATCCAGGCAAGGTAAGCTGCACCGAATAGTTTTATCCACCAGAATTTAATCAGATACATTCCAATACCAATAAATAAGAAACGGAAGAAATAGGCTCCAATTAAACCGTAAGTAAGAGCTTTTCTGCGTTTCTCTGGTGGAAGGTGTTTAACCATTACTGCGAGTACCAGTGCATTATCAGCAGATAACAGTCCTTCTAGTAAGACTAGCGTACCTATAAGACCCCACGAAACAGGGTCAGTTAAAACTTCTCTCCACATTTCCCAATCAAAGAAAGAGGCATATGTGTTTAGAATTTCTTGTAAAATTTCCACTTGATGTTTCCTCCTAATGTCAACTTGCTAGGCGACCTTAAACGTCCAGGCCATAATTTTTGCAAAGGGCTGCGAGACCACCTGAAAAACCGCTTCCTACTGCGTTAAACTTCCATTCTCCACCGTGACGGTAGAGCTCACAAACAACTACAGCTGTTTCAATCGAAAAATCTTCGCCAAGATCAAAACGAAGAAGCTCCTCACCACTTGCGTCATCTGCTAAACGAACAAAAGCGTTTGAAACCTGTCCAAAATTCTGGTGACGCATTTCAGCATCATGAATGGTTACGGTAATTCCAATTTTATCTACATGAGCAGGGATCTTTGAGAAGTCGACTACGAGCTGTTCATCATCCCCATCACCTTCACCAGTTCGGTTATCTCCTGTATGAACCACTGATTTACTCGGATGCTCGAGGTTGTTATAGAAAATAAAATCCAGATCATCCTGACAGCGTTTATTCGAATCGACTAGAAACGCAGATGCATCAAGGTCAAAATCAATTCCACCCTGATATTTATTCGTATCCCAGCCAAGGCCGATAAGTCCTTTAACCATTCCAGGGTTCGTTTTCGTTAGGTCAATTCGTTGACCTTTTGAAAGTTGTATAGCCAATGTCATCCCCCAAATCGCGTTTATATTGGAATGGCAAGAGGGAGAAGAGTCCCTCTTGCCACGAAGAAGATATTATCCTACCTGTAAGCCAAAATCAGAAGCGATTCTAGCAAGTCCACCCTCGTAGCCAGATCCAACTGCAGAGAATTTCCACTCGCCATTGTGTCGGTATAGTTCTCCAACGATAATAGCTGTCTCGATGGAGAAATCTTCTCCAAGATCATAGCGAATCAATTCTTCATTGGAATCTTCATTAAGGATGCGCACGAACGCATTGGATACCTGTCCAAAGTTCTGGTTACGTGCTTCTGCATCGTGAATTGTAATTACAAACGAAATCTTTTCAACAGAGGCAGGAACATCCTGAAGATGAACGTTTACTTTCTCGTCGTCACCATCGCCCTCGCCAGTACGGTTATCACCAGTGTGGACAACAGATCCACCCCCACCTTCAGTCTGGTTATAGAAAACAAAGTCTTTGTCAGAAGCGCATTTGCCGGTGCTATCTAACAAGAAAATGCTTGCATCGAGGTCAAAATCATTTCCACCATCGTACTTGTTTGTGTCCCATCCAAGTCCTACGATTACTTTCGTTAGTCCAGGATTTGTTTTTGTTAAATCTACCTTTTGTCCTTTTGATAATGATACAGCCATGCTATTCATCCCCTTTTAGAATTTTAGTAGTTTAGTATTTCTTTGCAATATCACTTAAGCCAGCGTCGTTTGTTCCATTTCCGATTGCAGCAAACTTCCATTCAGAGCCGTGACGGTAGATCTCCGCTACAAATAGGCTTGTCTTACCTGAATAGTTGTCTGTGAGATTAAACTTAATCAGCTCTTCACGATTCGTCTGGTTCACTACGCGGATAAAAGCATTTTGAATCATACCGAAATCCTGCTTTCGCTTCACTGCATCATAAATATTTACGACAAACACTAGCTTCGTAATGCGATCAGGTACTTTGTTGAGGTCAACCATGATTTGCTCATCGTCACCATCGCCATCTCCTGTCAAGTTATCACCTGTATGGTTCACACTCTGACATGCGCTTTTCAGGTTACCGAAGTAAATCAAGTCTTTTTTCGAAGTGAGCTTGTCATCCTCAAGCATAAGAATGGAAGCATCACAGTCAACGTTTGCTCCTCCACCGCTACCGCCTCCGAAAAGACCACCAAGTAGGCCGCCGCCTTTTTTTTGCTCAACTGGATCCCAGCCAAGGCCAACCATAATCTTAGAAAGGCCAGCATTTCCTTTTGTTAGGTCAATTCGTTGACCCTTTTGTAAAGAAATTGTCAAATTGTATCACTCCCGTTGGTAGATTTAAATCGAGTATGAGGTTATGCACCTTAACTTTCAATTTGTGTATTATCCTGTTATACGAGCCCAGTTCCAAAAAGTTTCATGTTTCAACAAAAAAATTATTTTCTCCAACATGAAAACCTATTCTTTCTATTTAAAACTAACAT harbors:
- a CDS encoding alanine/glycine:cation symporter family protein, which gives rise to MDILKTIVSAGNELIWSNVLIVILIGVGLYFTVRSRFVQFRLFGEMFHVLAEKDTMKGRKNSVSSLQAFFISTASRVGTGNLAGVASAVSIGGPGAVFWMWVIALLGSASGFVESTLAQIYKVRDGDDFRGGPAYYMQRALNARWLGIIFAVLITFSFGLVFNSVQSNTIALAFENSFNVNRWLLGAIITAATAIIIFGGVRRIAVVSQIIVPIMAGIYIIVAAFVLIVNFTEIPAMIALIFQHAFGFKEVTAGGVGAAMSLGIKRGLFSNEAGMGSAPNAAATADVSHPVKQGLIQALGVFVDTLLIATATAFMILMSNGYVDSSLDGVQLTQEAMNQHLGSGAGIFVAVAVLLFAFSSIIGNYYYGETNIEFIKSSKPALLIYRLAVLGMVMFGAKAGFAIVWSMADLSMGLMALLNLIVIAIIGKVAFVALNDYRDQRKAGLDPQFYADTIKGLKSDIWTNKPIKDKSN
- a CDS encoding CsbD family protein, translated to MANNKGLSDKVKGAVSKTKGEVKDQVGNAKNDQRLQEEGKLDKSKGNYQDRKGNLKDKI
- a CDS encoding toxic anion resistance protein; translated protein: MTNETGITTLDKNEEITEAKADDIRLKLREEQEVQKLAGEIDVRDQMALLEFGKEPAVEISQFSDKILSMMRTTSVTDSGDMLKQLGKIMDRFDKKDFEEPKTGFLSKFFKKGNDMVEKIFGKYQTLGGEIEKVHVEISKYKDEMSRSTVTLDDMYQHNLNYYVELEKYVVAGQIKLEELQEKVPAIQQKVSAGDQMAQMELDTLNNAIQTLEERIYDLEMARMVSIQTAPQIRLLQRGNTKLIGKINSAFIITIPVFKNGVIQAVTAKRQKLVADSMDELDRRTNEMLKNNAQNISNQSVEIAKLSGRPSVKIETIEESWNTIVKGMEETRAIEDENKRLRDEGTKRILDLQDNMKKLNNNEGSS
- a CDS encoding YceG family protein; protein product: MNHFDQILIKNAPIEDENSLELLYRTFPERSPYENGKELIVTQAAWRFLGSDYDENEYFLKLHELYQSEKFHVLSEDLNKVITPERLQAIQSIHSINQKENGLSANRFVAFLEGATLIPSHRHPAMHRHLRKSLITVLELFEQHHEGGFSHPDFRRVLVDLMKWTWNHLDPWLEEVEIDMEMPGIVWYGEASKSQQYFLLYSVILGCDVLYFHPEGSDSLSEIDPEDRFTQKKKLPSKVALEPFPIEKPERRSTIAYRATKEMDTVLHHEGSQLYKPWQLRTYSPKSVTLKTTYDELFLIAKEKAFIRPNFKVENGTVHIPALFAKIMGISENRKEYWNRLQDLSELKSTVMIRQFPFTKETKANQKFHYQHSLNREGYLDPELMMQGNWWQYKHLPIETQKAIGQAISRMCANPKLLPEGAEGIEEMKLYLFSQTTKLPEEFVNLLQTFDYSQEVPKVVLYNTELNGTLSRSDAAVLHLLNEFGIDIILYNPPGHQCIERFIDSNHFDTHWLEEMAFRQDFKEPSVFRKLFKSIKL
- a CDS encoding HAD family hydrolase, which encodes MRAFASDLDRTLIYSRKMIEQYSALDYELIETLEGKEISYISNRTKNLLQTLMKEMYFIPVTTRTIQQYSRISLFQSVLKPEYAITSNGGHILKNGEVVQEWSDQIRTSLAECLPLDDFVSKLESLVTGNWIERIRHADYLFVYLIIKRDQVSQTELTFLFEWAREQGWQPSLQGRKLYFVPDPVNKWNAVAYLKNELNLSYIYTAGDSLLDYELVRYGDSGYVPAHGEVLETHPELNCTKAVGMAASDEVVDSILNQSFIRMATEQRI
- a CDS encoding cysteine protease StiP family protein, producing the protein MTVQITKMGSYPDEDVTFLLKDLSEISMEKSTTEREQAIQQGTHYSEMLPIEYKPSEEYMSLFYHSLEETKRKVAVAVGVVAEQIIAERGFKVALVSLARAGTPIGVLIKRYISYKYNRELPHFSISIIRDRGIDTEALKYILNHHPDHEITFIDGWTGKGAITRELTKSVAVFNDSNGTSLSSKLAVLADPGDCSELYGTREDFLIPSACLNSTVSGLVSRTVLNTKWIKDGDFHGGKYYSELLSEDVSNLYVDTICTQFPLIEEEVDKGLSEIVEEDLKPQWKGRKSIENIQRDYGMTNSHFIKPGVGETTRVLLRRVPWKILVHPDAEMSLKHIHVLARDRGVPIEEYTGMSYSCCGLIKPLEQEG
- a CDS encoding phosphoribosyltransferase family protein, which translates into the protein MTRTISSRCLPTQYHFPILSNMSVNLEITENKLTIPIDEFFTMAARINKKRGFLFVSRMLGKHIPVDPYKPLLASGLLALTYYENESGHSLAYLQEVRDAFLANNREKRKKAYRLLQSRPLNLEEEPIVIGFAETATALGHAVFDCFEKGYYIHTTRENANGISPEFNFKEEHSHAVDQRCYADPLILQQPHPVLLVDDEITTGKTCLNIIKELHAKYPRKQYVVLSLLDWRSEEHIEQYRFLEEELNITIKVHSLLKGTIEFEGQPLEQPIIDFQKSKPDCPEAFLNWHDVSSSFRQLSERNYLSDSGRFGINELDKAKIEESCQNASNHLNREVPAGKTLCLGTGEFMYIPMKIASYLTGEVYYHSTTRSPIQPVDEEGYAIRSGFTFPNPEEREVQHYVYNIPEGEYDRVILFFEKNVSVEDTNALTSLLVERNITTIHIVTCS
- a CDS encoding HpcH/HpaI aldolase/citrate lyase family protein encodes the protein MLEYFQYLSDSQKERVFFKRPASVSKYESKEILSYAVGAALYMPAIREDIADLVIHQKYKEVCTIVLDLEDAVGDNRLAEAVNQTVVHLKKIESAMTQGNLDWVTLPFIFIRVRSATQLTEVAEKLGTSIGYLTGFVLPKFSSSNGSVYLQALKRTVAKSGTRLFAMPILESPELLYKESRYKEFETLSALFEQYESSILNVRIGATDLCGLYGIRRSAQTPIYDISIMRDFISDVMNYFGRRFVVSGPVWEYFNSKREDLDESLEATVNTYNAGLLNETLLDLSNGLTGKTVVHPSHVKVVQSLNVVTYEEYHDALSIIENANGEIGVLKSSSYNKMNEVKPHYKWAMKILTKSNIYGVYHDTYNFIKMLADPIPFSNSVEHERESGNHREQINHTN